In the genome of Drosophila pseudoobscura strain MV-25-SWS-2005 chromosome 3, UCI_Dpse_MV25, whole genome shotgun sequence, one region contains:
- the Loxl2 gene encoding lysyl oxidase homolog 3B, with the protein MVPRLWYVSVLWCHLAAGIVQHRSLEDGRLERRRLVHKYIKALNKEEGAIRLVGGDNEYEGNIEVLHNGKWGAICDDEWDATEGHIVCRQLGFPGMRRYTHSGYFGPARRRFWMDNLFCEGHEQELVECHFEGWGENDCEPGEAAGVECNPPDDALIPEPLLRNEDIPKFPIHSRSRLYVQLRGGRERNEGRVEVRLDGGRWGSICADGWGLLEANVVCRQLGLGYAREAFQTDYFGGSNVSRPVLSGSECYGNETELADCLHHDPIRGVVSCHGSRQHVAAVICDYSSPDLVIDYLEIEQTAHLEDRPMLLMQCAMEENCVASEAYQIQRDDPHWRYRTRRLLKFTAAAINAGNADFRPFKEKSQWEWHMCHMHFHSMEVFATFDIFDLSGRKVAQGHKASFCLEDSTCLPGVSKKYNCANYGDQGISINCSDVYLYNLDCQWVDVTDLSPGSYILKIAINPEFKVSEMSFDNNAAICDLIYTENYARVQNCQLARP; encoded by the exons ATGGTTCCTAGACTCTGGTACGTGTCTGTACTTTGGTGTCACCTGGCTGCAGGCATAGTGCAGCATCGTTCCTTGGAGGATGGACGCCTGGAGCGGCGGAGGCTGGTGCACAAGTACATCAAAGCCCTCAACAAGGAGGAGGGAGCCATTCGATTAGTCGGAGGAGACAATGAATACGAAG GCAACATTGAGGTGCTGCACAATGGAAAGTGGGGCGCAATCTGCGACGATGAGTGGGATGCCACCGAGGGACACATTGTGTGCCGGCAGCTGGGCTTTCCCGGAATGAGGCGGTACACGCACAGCGGCTACTTCGGACCCGCCCGGCGTCGCTTCTGGATGGACAATCTCTTCTGTGAGGGCCACGAACAGGAGCTGGTCGAGTGCCACTTCGAGGGATGGGGCGAGAACGACTGCGAGCCGGGAGAGGCAGCGGGAGTGGAATGCAATCCCCCGGATGATGCACTGATACCAGAGCCCCTCCTCAGGAACGAGGATATACCCAAGTTCCCCATTCACTCGCGCTCCCGCTTGTACGTTCAACTGCGGGGCGGTAGAGAGCGGAACGAGGGCCGCGTGGAGGTGAGACTGGATGGCGGACGCTGGGGCAGCATCTGTGCCGACGGTTGGGGCCTCCTGGAGGCGAACGTCGTTTGTCGCCAGCTGGGCCTCGGCTACGCACGAGAGGCTTTCCAGACGGACTATTTCGGGGGCTCCAACGTCTCCCGGCCCGTCCTCAGTGGTAGCGAGTGCTACGGCAACGAAACGGAACTGGCCGACTGCCTACACCATGATCCGATCCGAGGAGTCGTCAGCTGCCACGGGAGCAGGCAGCATGTGGCGGCCGTGATCTGCGATTACTCCTCGCCCGATCTGGTGATCGACTACCTGGAGATTGAGCAGACGGCACATCTGGAGGATCGACCCATGCTGCTGATGCAGTGCGCCATGGAGGAAAACTGCGTGGCCAGCGAAGCCTATCAGATACAGCGCGACGATCCCCACTGGCGGTATCGCACAAGGAGGCTCCTGAAGTTCACTGCGGCCGCCATCAATGCGGGCAATGCGGACTTCCGCCCCTTCAAGGAGAAGAGTCAGTGGGAGTGGCACATGTGCCACAT GCACTTTCACAGCATGGAAGTATTTGCCACCTTTGACATCTTCGATTTGAGCGGTCGGAAGGTCGCTCAGGGCCACAAGGCATCGTTCTGTCTGGAGGACAGCACCTGCCTACCTGGAGTCTCCAAGAAGTACAATTGCGCCAACTATGGAGACCAGG GCATCTCCATCAACTGCTCCGATGTGTACCTCTATAATCTGGATTGCCAATGGGTGGACGTTACGGACCTGAGTCCTGGCTCGTACATCCTTAAAATAGCCATCAATCCGGAGTTCAAGGTGTCGGAGATGAGCTTCGACAACAATGCTGCCATCTGCGATCTGATTTACACGGAAAACTATGCGAGAGTTCAGAACTGCCAGCTGGCGAGACCCTAA